From the Paenibacillus sp. MMS20-IR301 genome, the window CGGCAGCGTCTCCTTCAACCTGAAGGCTGGCGGCATGCTGCAGTCCCGCGGCTGGAACCGTCTCGTCATCGAGAAGCCGTTCGGCTATAACCTGGAATCGGCTGAAGAGCTGAATGAGCAGATCCGCCAGGTGTTCAAGGAAGAAGAGATTTACCGGATTGACCACTATCTGGGCAAGGAAATGGTCCAGAACATCGAAGTCATCCGCTTCGCGAATGCGTTCTTCGAGCCGCTGTGGAACAACAAGCATATCGCCAACATTCAGATTACGCTCGGTGAAACCGTAGGCGTTGAAGAGCGGGGCGGATATTACGATCATGCCGGAGCGCTGCGCGATATGGGCCAGAACCATATTTTACAGCTGCTGACGATGATTGCAATGGAGCCGCCAAGCCGTCTGCTGGCTGAAGATATCCGTGATGAGAAGGTGAAGGTGCTGCGTTCGCTGCGTCCTTATGCTTCTGCTGAAGAAGTGCGTGAGAACGTAGTCCGCGGTCAATACACTCAAGGCCTCTATAAAGGCAAGACCCTTCCGGCTTACCGCCAGGAAGACAAGGTGGACCCGGAATCGAACACCGAAACCTATTTTGCTGCCCGTGTATTCGTAGATAACTTCCGCTGGGCCGGAGTTCCGTTCTATATCCGTACCGGTAAGCGTCTGCCTGTGAAGACAACGGAAGTCGTTGTAGAGTTCAAGGGAATGCCGACCAACGTCTACTTAGGCCAAAAGCATAAGCTGGAGCCGAATCTGCTCGTGATCCGCGTGAATCCGATGGAAGGCATCTATGTGAAGATCAATGCCAAGAAGCCGGGCTCGGAATCAGAGATTCAGCCGCTCGCCATGGACTTTTGCCAAAGCTGCATGATCGGGATTAACTCGCCGGAAGCTTATGAGCGTCTGCTCCATGATGCGGCACGCGGAGATTCAACCTACTTCACCCGCTGGGATGAAGTGTCCTCGGCCTGGTCCTTTGTGGACCGGATTGCCAAAGCGTGGAAGGAAGATAACAGCGATCTGGCTTCCTATCCTGCCGGCTCCTGGGGTCCGGTTGAAGCTGATCAGCTGCTTGCAGATGAAGGCTTCCACTGGTGGCCGGTCAACGGCCAGGATGAAGACAATGTGGTCTGGCAGGTTAACCGCTAACCATTTGAATAGGACTGAGATAAGATCCTCCTGCATTAGGAATGCGGGGGGATCTTTTTGGTAAGAGTGGAGATCTGCTTAAGAAATTTGCCGGACCGAGCTTTTTTGTAGATAATGTCTGCCGGATTTTGCTATACTAAAAAGGATGCTTTCAAAATAAAGCCATAACTTATCCTATACAACGTAATTCTAACGCGTAAATATGAATTCTCTCCCGTGAAAGGATTTGAACGAATGAATAGTGCACCGATTTGATGAATTCCGGCAATTGAAGCAGAAGCATGAATTTATATATGAAGGGATATGTGCAATGAATAAGGCACCG encodes:
- the zwf gene encoding glucose-6-phosphate dehydrogenase, with product MAENQTLDALHTPGAVFFIFGATGDLARRKLFPAIYSLYREGKLTHDFAVIGVARRPRTQDEFREDVKESIREFCRYQAGDTAEWNEFVQHFEYKSLDINNIDGFRELNAQTEALEEKFQIPGNRLFYLALAPELFGSVSFNLKAGGMLQSRGWNRLVIEKPFGYNLESAEELNEQIRQVFKEEEIYRIDHYLGKEMVQNIEVIRFANAFFEPLWNNKHIANIQITLGETVGVEERGGYYDHAGALRDMGQNHILQLLTMIAMEPPSRLLAEDIRDEKVKVLRSLRPYASAEEVRENVVRGQYTQGLYKGKTLPAYRQEDKVDPESNTETYFAARVFVDNFRWAGVPFYIRTGKRLPVKTTEVVVEFKGMPTNVYLGQKHKLEPNLLVIRVNPMEGIYVKINAKKPGSESEIQPLAMDFCQSCMIGINSPEAYERLLHDAARGDSTYFTRWDEVSSAWSFVDRIAKAWKEDNSDLASYPAGSWGPVEADQLLADEGFHWWPVNGQDEDNVVWQVNR